The sequence CACACCTCCACCCGATACCGCATCACCTTCGGATCCACCTCCTTGCTCCAGGCATCAATACCGCCTGTGAGGCCGTAGGCATTTTCGATCCCATGCCCCCGGAACCACGCCACCTGATCGAGCACGTATTTCCCGGTATGGTCGTAGAGGGCGATGATTCCTCCGGGTTTCTCCTTGAAAATTTTCTCCTGAAGCTCCGGGTTGAATAGCTCCGCACCAGCGATCTTCACCGCCTCGTGCTCCTCCCGCGTCCGCACATCGACCCAGTGGATTTCCTCCCCGGCATCCATCCGACTCTTCACCACCTCGGGCTCCATCAGCATGGTGAGGTCGTGTTCGTGGCTGGCGAGGAGATGAGCCAGGACTTCAACGGCATCCAGTTCCGCGCGCTTGCATAGTTCCGCAAGGGATTCCCCGTCATCGAACGCACAACTCTGGCAGCCACCGAGGTGATATTTCGCGAAAAGCGCCCGCCGCGCCCCCGGCATCGCCGCCATCAACTCCCCCATCTTCGTTTCCGTATCCATGCTCTTTCTTGAAATTTGGAAGCTAGCGCTTCTCGATCGCCACGATTGTGACATCGTCCATCTGAGGCCTCTCGCCCGAGAAGGAACCGACTTCCTCCTGCACCCTTTTGACAATCGCTTCCGCGCCCATCGTCGCCGCAGCGCGGAACGAGCGGGACAGCCTCTCCAACCCGAATTCCTCGCCGCTCCCGTTGGCGGCTTCCTTCACCCCGTCCGTGTAAAGCAGCACGCAATCGCCGGCCTCCAGCGTGATCGTCTCATCCTTCGTGACCCGCTCGAACACATTCCCGCCATCGATCCCCAGAGCCATCCCCTTCGGCTTGGACACCTCCACGATTCCTGTCGCCTTCCGGAAGATGAGCGCCGGGTCATGGCCCGCCCTTGAGAAGGTCATCGTGCCGTCCGCCGGATCGAGCACTGCGTAGATCAGGCTGATGAACATGTCCTCGCGTATGTCGGGGAAAAGATAGCGGTTCACCGCCGCTAGCACCGCCGAGGGCGATGCGTCCGCAAGCGCCACCGCCCGCAGGAGACTGCGGCACATCGCCATCAGCAGCCCCGCAGGAACGCCTTTGCCTGAGACGTCCGCGATGACCACGCCAAGCTTTCCGCGCGGCAGCTCGATGTAATCGTAATAATCGCCGCTGATGATCTTCGCCGGGAGGTTGGTGCCGTTCACCCGGAAGCCGGCCACCACCGGATCCTCCTGCGGCAGCAGAACCCGCTGCACCTCTCGTGCGTTCCGCATCTCGCCCTCCATTTCCTTTTTCTCGTTCGCATCCCGATGCACCCGCGCATTCCCGATGGCAAACGCGGACTGCTCCGCCACCGACCGGAACACCGCGAAATCGTTGTTGGAAAAACCTTCGGCCCCCTTCCGGTCCGCCACCGCCAGCACCCCGATATCCTTTCCGGCATACCGCAGCGGGGAAACCATCACCGCCACCGCATCCGCGTATCTCGCCCCATCCGCCGATGCGGGATGCCGCCGCAGATCACCCACAAGAGCCGCCTCCGCCGATGTGAAACCCTGCCCGATCAGCCCCTCTCCGACCGCCACCCTCGCCAGCCTGAGATGGCTCTCCAGTGCACGCGGATCGGACTCCGCCCTTTTCGTCACGTCTTCCGGCACCGCCACCAGCGGGGGGCAGTGTTCCGAAACATACGCCGGATTCAGGAAACCCGGCTCGTTGGCCACATGATAGATCGCACCACCTTCCGCTCCCACCACATCAACCACCCCCTCCACAATCATACGGGAGAGCGCACCATCCGTAGGTTCCATCCCGATCGCCAGCCCGAGGTCATGCAGGAAGGTGAACATGCGCTCCTCCTCCCCTTCCATCTCGCGGAATTTCTCGCGGATGCGCTTCGCCCTGCGCCGCTGGTTGCGTAGCGCCATCAGCAGCACGGAACCCACCGCCAGCGATGCGGCTATCGTCCACGCAGTGGGTTCGTCGATCATGCCGTTCAATGCCTGGCCTCCGGCTTACCGCCAAGCTGCTCGCCCAATGTCTCCACCACTCCGGAAAACTTCCGCCTGTTCCCTTCGTTCGCATCGGAGAGAACCTCGTGTGCCTCTAGGATGTGCCGCGTGTGCAATTCCGTACCCGCTTTCATGCCCGCCACCTTCGGCTTGAGCAGATCCCTTGCCTTATCCGCCACATCTTTCCACCCAGCATCCTTGGGATCGATCTCCATCAGGAAATCGAGTCCCAGATCCTCGAGCGAGCTGCGGTTCCGCTCGCCCGGATCCGCCACCTGCAGCACCCCGTCCTTTTCGGAAATCCGGTTCGCCAGCCCCGCCAGCGTCCCCATGAAGGTAGAGTCCATACCCGTGCAGGCCTCGAGGTCAACCACCAGGCACGCCTCCCCCCGGCTGATCCTCGCCTCGCCGAATTCCTTCACAGCCGGGCTGTTCAGGAACGAACCCTTGCCCTCGCAACGAATCCAACTGAAACCTTCGAACTTCCCGACTTTGATTGGACAAACGATTGACACGCAACATGCGCCGTTGCTCCACGGCGATTCTTCTTTTACCCTAAACACAGCCGCCCACCCGGTCAACCTCCAAGCCAAAAACCCGGACAGCCCATCTTCGCATGAAATCGCGCTACCTCATCCTCATCCCCCTCATCCTGCTCGGGCTACTCCTCATCCCCCTCATCCTCGTCCGCAACGAGGTCACGAAAAAACTCCCCCCCTCTCCCACTCTCCCCACCCCGCCCTCTTCTCCGCTCCCGCCCTACACCACCGCCCCACCCTCCCCCGACGGCATCGGGAAAATCTTCATGGGCCGCGAAATCTCCCACGTCATGGGCCACCCCGGCATCGGCTGGCTGGAGCGCACCGACCGGGAAAAGGAGGAAGCCCCCTCCAAGGCCATCGCCATGCTCGATCTCGCACCGGACACCGTCATCGCGGACATCGGCGCGGGCTCCGGCTACTACAGCTACCGCATCGCCCCGCTCATCCCGGAGGGAAAGGTCATCGCCGTCGACATCCAGCCGGAGATGCTCCGCTACCTCAGGTTCGAGTCCGAACGCCTGTCCATCACCAACGTCGAACCCCACCTTGGTGCCATCGACGACATCAAGCTTCCCGCGCACACCCTCGATGCCGCCCTCATGGTCGATGCCTACCACGAGTTCTCCCACCCCGCCGAGATGCTGCAATCCCTCCACAAAGCCCTGAAACCCGGCGGCAAAATTTACCTTCTCGAATACCGCGCCGAAGACCCCGAAGTTCCCATCAAACCCCTCCACAAGATGTCCGAAGCTCAGGCCCGCAAGGAATTCGAAGCCCTGGGCTTCACCTTCCTCGAAAACAAGCCCGGCCTGCCGTGGCAACACCTGCTGATCTTCGGGAAGCCTTAAAATCTAAACTGCAAACCCCAAAAAAGAGCGAGCGGCCCGGCCGTGAATTCTTCTTCCTTGGAGTTTGGAGTTTAGAATTTAGAGTTACGCCATGCCCGGCCTCATCATCGCCCCCCGTGCCCGTATCTTCCACGGCCACGAATGGGTTTACGCAACAGAGATCAAGAAATCCTTCGGAAACCCGCAGCCCGGCGATGTGATCACGCTCAAGGATTTCCGCGACCGCCCGCTCGGCTCCGCGATCTTCAACCCCGCCTCCCAGATCGTCGCCCGCCGCTTCTCCCGCCGCCGCCAGGATCTCGATCTCGACTTCTTCACCCGCCGCATCCGGCAGGCCATCGCCCTGCGTGAAGACCTCCCCGGCATTGACCCCACGCTCGCCCGCCTTGTCTGGTCCGAGTCCGATGGCATCCCAGGCCTGATCGTCGATCGCTACGGCGACCACCTCTGTGTCCAGACCACCACCCTTGCCATGGACATGCGCAAAGAACTCATCCGCGATGCACTCGTGGAATTGCTTTCGCCGGTATCCATCGTCCTGCGCAACGACTCCCCCTCCCGCAAGGCGGAGGGCATGGAGCAATCCATCGAGATCCTTCACGGCGAAAACCCCGGCCCGTTCATGGTTTCCACGAACGGGATCACCTACGAGATCGACCTCATCGACGGCCAGAAGACCGGGCTCTACCTCGACCAGTTCCAGGCGCATGCCGAGGTCGCGAAGCTCTCCAAAGGTCTCCGCGTCCTGGATTGTTTCGCCAACCAGGGCGGCTTCGCGCTCGCCTGTGCGAAAGCCGGTGCGGCGAAAGTCACCGCCGTCGATATCTCCGGCTCTGCCTGCGCCGCCGCGCGCAAAAATGCCGAACTGAACAACCTAGGTATCGAGGTCACCGAGGCGAACGTCTTCGATTTCCTGAAATCCGCGAAACCGGAATACGACCTGATCATCCTCGATCCGCCGAGCTTCACGAAGAACAAGAAGACCCTCATGGACGCCATGCGCGGCTACAAGGAGATCCACCTCCGCGCCCTCAAGCTATTGGAAAAGGACGGCCTGCTCTCCACCTTCTGCTGCTCCCACCACGCCTCCCGCGAGCTCTTCCTCGAAAACCTCGCCGACGCCTCCGTTGATGCCAAGAAATCCCTCCGACTCGTCGCCGAGCATACCCAGCGCCCCGACCACCCCGTCCTCATCACCATCCCGGAAACGTCCTACCTGAAAGGCTTCACCTCGCAGGTGATCGCGACACGCTGACGCCCTGTGCGGCCGGCAGGGAACATTCGGGCTCAGAGTTCGCTCAGCGGTTTTTTGAGATATTGCTCATCGCGCAGCTTCCGGAGATATTCCAGATACCTTTGCTGTGCCTCCAGGCTTTTCCCGTCTCTCGCAGGCGCGGTGCCGGATGACGCGATGCCTACCGGCTGCTGCCCGTATTTTTTCCAGGGACCGTAGGGCACCTGGCCTTCCTCGACAAAACGCCAATGGACTTTCTCGCCGGATTTCACGCCGAGGTAATCGCGGATTGATGGTGAGAGATCGATGCCGGCCGCCTGGTTCTGGCTGGTCTTCGGAGCCTTGTTGCCAAAGACGTAGGCCCAATCGTCCGTGACCCATGGGCCGCAGTCCTCCCATTGGGCGTAGCAACTCCTCTTGTTGACGTAGATCTGTACCCAGCGGCCTTTGAGGACGGTTTTCCCCGGCGCGGGGTTCATCCTGGAAAACCACGGGATGACTTTTGCCGCCTCGGGCTTGTGGCTGTTCCAGCCAAGGACGTCGTTGTAGGGAAGGGCTACGTAAAATGGGTTGAGCTTAGGGATGAAATCCTTGGGCCGGAACTCGCCTGTGGCGTGGTTGGCGATGCGCTTTTCCGGATCCGGGTTGTCGTATCCCCCGAAGTTTTCCGCCCACCGGGTATCCCATGAGGATTTGCAATTCGGGGTCGGGTTGCGCGCGGTAGGCTGCTCGCCGCACCAGAAAATCGTGGCCGTGATGTAGGTTTTCCAGGGATAGAGCGCCCTCGAGGAAGGGGTGACAGGCCTCGGTGGTGAGATAGGGCGGCTGCCTGTGGGGATGACGACCCGTGGCGCCCCTTCCTGGATACCCTGCCCGGCCAGCGGTGCCTGGGATACCAGGAGCGCTGCGGCGAAGGGCAATTTGTTTCCAAGGAAATTCTGTAGCATCCGTTAAGTAATGGCTTCTTGCTGGCAATTTTCTACCCTAAAAAACTCCTGCGGACAAGCCAAAGCCCATGCCATACCCCATGAAACGCATCATCCCCACGCATCTTCTCCTCGCAGCCTCCCTATTGGCCGCCGAGACGAGGACATGGACGAACCCTGATGGGACAAAATCCTTTGAGGCGGAATTCGTCTCCAGGGGCAAGGATACGGTGAGCCTCTTGCGCAGCGATGGCAGGAAACTGGAGATCAAGCTGACCCTCCTTCACCACGAAGACCAGCGCTGGGTGAATGCCAACCACCCGGCGGATGGCGGCGACCCGGTGCCGGATCCGGACGCCGTCTTTGACACGCTGAAATTCGGCGACAGCCGGGACAGCGTCACGGAAAAGCTCAAGGCGAGCAAGATGGTGGAGACGGCGGTGGCGGGGACTTTTTTCGGGCGTACCGGGCTGAACGGGATTTTCCGCACCAGGCACGAGATCGGCGGGCTTTTCTGCTACCTATTTTTCGATTGGGACGAGGGCGGCGGGCTGAAGGAAATCACCCTCCAGACCGAGGGCAAGCCTGCCGCGCAATACGACTCCACGCTGAAGCCATGCTGGGCGCAGCTTGTCGAGCTCATCGGCCCCATCCATGGCAAGGCCTTGCAGGACGCAGGTTTCCCGGCTTCGACAAAACTTGCGGAAGGGCAGATGCTCGCCAGCCACCTCTGGAACATCGAGAGCGGCGGCTCCGTGATGCTGGGCACTTCCCGCGTGGGCGATGAATACCAGGTTTCCGTCCGTTTCACCCGCGAAAAAATCCCCGTGAACCGGACACCGTGAGGAGCCAGCGCGACATTACCACAAGGTTTTGGGAGCCACCCACTCGCGGGTTTCGCGGATCTTTTCCAAGCGCTCCACCTCAAGCCGGTAACGCCTGAGCCGGATTTCATCATCATCCATTTCGGCCGACCATCGCCACATCTGCCGGGTTTGGGCGATCCGCCCATCCAGGCCATCGGCCCAGGCGGCTTCCTCTGCCCGGTATGCGGCGATGCTCCAGCCGAGGGGGATCGCAATGAACAGGGTCACGGCAAGGCGCATCCGCCATTTTCCGGCCACATTGCGGGTGGACATCCAGCCGAAGAATGCCGCCAACGCCGATCCGAGGGTTGAGTAGAATACGAAATTGCCTGCGGTCGAAAACGGGAAACAACCGGGCGTCCTAAGGTAAAACATGAAATCCGGCGCATACCACAATCCCCCGCTGAGGGTGTGCAAAGCGGGCATGTTGTACAGAAAACCAATCACAAACTGGAACCAGAAGCCTGCGTAAAGGGTGCCACAGATCAGCATGACCCGCATCCAGGCCTCCCAGCGGCGCGCTTCCCCAGCTCGCAGATCCGCCTGCCGCAATCGCGCGGCTCTCCCCCTAGCTGGGATGCCTCTCAGGCGCAGGCGCGGACGGCTTGGCTCCCCCTCTGGGAAAATGAGCTTTGCGGGCACGTAAATATCGAAGGAG comes from Akkermansiaceae bacterium and encodes:
- a CDS encoding class I SAM-dependent rRNA methyltransferase, with the translated sequence MPGLIIAPRARIFHGHEWVYATEIKKSFGNPQPGDVITLKDFRDRPLGSAIFNPASQIVARRFSRRRQDLDLDFFTRRIRQAIALREDLPGIDPTLARLVWSESDGIPGLIVDRYGDHLCVQTTTLAMDMRKELIRDALVELLSPVSIVLRNDSPSRKAEGMEQSIEILHGENPGPFMVSTNGITYEIDLIDGQKTGLYLDQFQAHAEVAKLSKGLRVLDCFANQGGFALACAKAGAAKVTAVDISGSACAAARKNAELNNLGIEVTEANVFDFLKSAKPEYDLIILDPPSFTKNKKTLMDAMRGYKEIHLRALKLLEKDGLLSTFCCSHHASRELFLENLADASVDAKKSLRLVAEHTQRPDHPVLITIPETSYLKGFTSQVIATR
- a CDS encoding SpoIIE family protein phosphatase; the protein is MIDEPTAWTIAASLAVGSVLLMALRNQRRRAKRIREKFREMEGEEERMFTFLHDLGLAIGMEPTDGALSRMIVEGVVDVVGAEGGAIYHVANEPGFLNPAYVSEHCPPLVAVPEDVTKRAESDPRALESHLRLARVAVGEGLIGQGFTSAEAALVGDLRRHPASADGARYADAVAVMVSPLRYAGKDIGVLAVADRKGAEGFSNNDFAVFRSVAEQSAFAIGNARVHRDANEKKEMEGEMRNAREVQRVLLPQEDPVVAGFRVNGTNLPAKIISGDYYDYIELPRGKLGVVIADVSGKGVPAGLLMAMCRSLLRAVALADASPSAVLAAVNRYLFPDIREDMFISLIYAVLDPADGTMTFSRAGHDPALIFRKATGIVEVSKPKGMALGIDGGNVFERVTKDETITLEAGDCVLLYTDGVKEAANGSGEEFGLERLSRSFRAAATMGAEAIVKRVQEEVGSFSGERPQMDDVTIVAIEKR
- a CDS encoding STAS domain-containing protein gives rise to the protein MSIVCPIKVGKFEGFSWIRCEGKGSFLNSPAVKEFGEARISRGEACLVVDLEACTGMDSTFMGTLAGLANRISEKDGVLQVADPGERNRSSLEDLGLDFLMEIDPKDAGWKDVADKARDLLKPKVAGMKAGTELHTRHILEAHEVLSDANEGNRRKFSGVVETLGEQLGGKPEARH
- a CDS encoding class I SAM-dependent methyltransferase: MKSRYLILIPLILLGLLLIPLILVRNEVTKKLPPSPTLPTPPSSPLPPYTTAPPSPDGIGKIFMGREISHVMGHPGIGWLERTDREKEEAPSKAIAMLDLAPDTVIADIGAGSGYYSYRIAPLIPEGKVIAVDIQPEMLRYLRFESERLSITNVEPHLGAIDDIKLPAHTLDAALMVDAYHEFSHPAEMLQSLHKALKPGGKIYLLEYRAEDPEVPIKPLHKMSEAQARKEFEALGFTFLENKPGLPWQHLLIFGKP